The Candidatus Desulfofervidus auxilii DNA segment TTTGTTGGTGATGATTATCGGTCTAGGACTTACAGCCATTACTACCCTTTTGATAGTAAGAGGGTATCAAACCAGCAGGGCAGCTAAAAATTATCAAATTGCCTTACAAATGGCTCAGGGGGGTATAGAGGAGGCTATTATCGATTTAGAAACTACTAGTTATGTCAGCGCACAAAATTTTATAAATCTTAATCCCCAAACTGGAGACCCTGGAGACCCTAATGATTTCTATGAGATTAACGAGGTATTCTGGAAACCATTATCGGGATTCGGTGGTGTCCCTGTGTTTCCACCTGTAGCTGGAGCATATTCAGCCATTCCCAGTATTGGAGTTTATTATCTAATCCATGCTCAGGCCACTAAAGGTGATAGCCAGGCAGATTTATATGTCTTGTATGTTAAAGGATATTAAGACTGTAGTAATCCCTCTAGATTTTATCCCTGTTTTATAAATCTCAACTCTTATTTCAGTGTCAGAAGTAGGGTTTTTGGGTAAATGGGATTTATTCATCTATCGCAGAACCTTTGTCAACGAAAATAGCCTTTATTTACCTACCGTTTATAGCCCATATTAGCATTTTATCTAATATTTTTTGCTTCTTTTAATGTTTCTGTTAAAATGAGAACATAGTTTATTGGAGGAGAATAAAATGAAATATCTTATTTCTCCCTGTCGGGATGCCTGTCCTTTGATGCGGCCTATTCAAAGGCATAACATCCTTTTGGGTTATCTAGGTAAGTTGGTTGAAACAGGTTTAGCCGATGAAGAAGTCTTTCTAAAAATATATGATGAATTATTTAATTTTAATCCGCTGTTTGGCATTTGTGGCTATATCTGTGGAATATGTGAAAATAATTGTAATCGCAACGAAATCGATGGGCCTGTGCAAGTGAGGCTTATAGAAAGGTTTCTCTTTGATTGGTATAAAAAGGCAGTTAATGAGGGGAAATTCCCTCCTTATAGACCCATAGAGATGTCTTCAGCAAAAAGTGAAAAGGTAGCTATTGTAGGTGGAGGTCCGGCTGGTTTAACGGCTGCCTTTTTCTTAGCCAAAGAAGGTTATAAAATAACCTTACTTGAAAGTAAGTCTAAATTAGGAGGGGCCTTACGGTTTATTCCTTCCTTTCGTCTTCCTAAAGATGTGTTGGCCTTTGCTATTGACCAGATTGTCACCCCTTTATCCATTGAAGTCCAGTTAAAAGCCAATATACCTATAAATGTTTTAAAAAGGAACTATAACGTTATACTCATAGCAACTGGCACTCCTTTGCCACGTCCTATTCCTCCCTTTGCTAGGGATTATCCAGGGGTAGAAACAGCCGTTGAGATACTTAGTCAGATTAGTGAAGGGAGCATAAATAAGGATAAATATAAAGGGAAAAAGGCAGTAGTAATTGGAGGAAGTGGCGTAGCTATAGATACAGCTCGCTCTTTAAGACGGCTAGGAGCCGAGGTAGCGCTGGCTTGTTTGGAATCAGCGGATAGAACCTCTAAGGATGGGATTCTAGCTAATGAAGAAGATGAACAAGCAGGAAAAGAAGAAGGAATAACCTTTTATTATTCTAGGGGTTTGGATAGAGTGGAAAAAAACAATAGTCAACTGCATCTTACTTTTTCTCTCTGCACTTCTGTCTATGACTTAAAAGATGGGAGGAAGATTTTCAATCCGCAATTTGATGCAAGTGACACTATCTCTGTAAACACAGATTTTTTGGTTTTTGCTATAGGTCAATTGCCAGATAGGGAATATTTAAAAGAGATATTAGATGAAAACGGAAGATTAATGGCAGACCCTTTAACTCTATCTACTTCAGAACAAGGTGTTTTTGTAGCAGGGGATGTTTTTAGAATAGGCCGGGCGGCTGAGGCTATAAGGGCTGGAAAGGAAGCTGCCAATTCTATAAAAGGATTTTTAGAACATAAAGAATTAAAAAGAGAAAAGATAGAATATTTTACTGTGAGCTTACCTTATCTCAAAGAGAGGATACTTATTAACCCCCCCCAAAAGACATCCTTTTTGGCCTTAGAGCAGCGTTTACATAGTTTTGATTTAGAACAAGAGGGGTTTGATTTAAAACAGGTTATTTTAGAGGCACAAAGGTGTTTACACTGCGATATTTGTGATAATTGTAGGGCTTGTGTTACTTTAGGTTTTCGCCAAGACGTGAGTAAGATGTATGTAATAGAAGAAAAGTGTGATGGCTGTGGTTATTGTGTGGATGTTTGTGTTTATAACGCTATTAAAATTATAGAATATACAAAAAATAACGAGACAAAAAAGACTATAGAAGTAAATACTTATCTCTGTCGGGGGTGTGGTTCTTGCCAAGCCACCTGTCCTAAAGAAGGTTGTGCCATCCCTGGATTTAGTTTGGCAGAGTTTAGAGAGGAAATTAATAAGTATTTAGGGGATAAAATACAAATTATTCAAGGCTGAATTTAAAAAATTGAGATTATTATCCAAAAAAGCATAATAACTTTAAAAGAAAACCACAAACCTGTCTGCCCCCGCCTGCCTGTCGGCAGACACGGCTGTCGGGCAGGGAACAGGCAAATGTGGCAAAATAAAGCAAATTTTTAAAAACATAGCTTTTTTCAATAATCAACCTCGGAAGCGGTAGTATGGATGGCTTGTTATCATTACTTAATTAAAACTCTTGATTTATAGGTCATAAGACCAATAAAGTTTAATCCCTTTGCTTTCTAAATAAGAGACTACGGGGGGTAAAATGTCATGCACAACTGCAATTTTTAAAGTTTCTTCTTCTGAGATATTTTCAAGTTTTACTATGTATTTAGTTAATTTTAAAAAGCGATCGACCTCTTTTTTAGAAAGGCTTGTCTTACACTCACCCAAGATGAGTATCCGCTTTCCATTTTGTGCCCCCCATCCATAGATATTTACCTGGATATAGCGGCCTTTTCTT contains these protein-coding regions:
- a CDS encoding pilus assembly PilX family protein, translating into MNNKGVALLTVLLVMIIGLGLTAITTLLIVRGYQTSRAAKNYQIALQMAQGGIEEAIIDLETTSYVSAQNFINLNPQTGDPGDPNDFYEINEVFWKPLSGFGGVPVFPPVAGAYSAIPSIGVYYLIHAQATKGDSQADLYVLYVKGY
- a CDS encoding FAD-dependent oxidoreductase, producing MKYLISPCRDACPLMRPIQRHNILLGYLGKLVETGLADEEVFLKIYDELFNFNPLFGICGYICGICENNCNRNEIDGPVQVRLIERFLFDWYKKAVNEGKFPPYRPIEMSSAKSEKVAIVGGGPAGLTAAFFLAKEGYKITLLESKSKLGGALRFIPSFRLPKDVLAFAIDQIVTPLSIEVQLKANIPINVLKRNYNVILIATGTPLPRPIPPFARDYPGVETAVEILSQISEGSINKDKYKGKKAVVIGGSGVAIDTARSLRRLGAEVALACLESADRTSKDGILANEEDEQAGKEEGITFYYSRGLDRVEKNNSQLHLTFSLCTSVYDLKDGRKIFNPQFDASDTISVNTDFLVFAIGQLPDREYLKEILDENGRLMADPLTLSTSEQGVFVAGDVFRIGRAAEAIRAGKEAANSIKGFLEHKELKREKIEYFTVSLPYLKERILINPPQKTSFLALEQRLHSFDLEQEGFDLKQVILEAQRCLHCDICDNCRACVTLGFRQDVSKMYVIEEKCDGCGYCVDVCVYNAIKIIEYTKNNETKKTIEVNTYLCRGCGSCQATCPKEGCAIPGFSLAEFREEINKYLGDKIQIIQG